The segment GACGTGATCGCCCTGCAGCCGCTGGGCGAGCGCCGCCCGCCGGAGAACACGCCCGATGGCACGCCCGGCATCTACGCCCTGCGCAGCTTCCAGGTGCGAGCGGGCGACGTGGCCGAGTTCGTGCGCCGCACGGAGGCCGCGGTCTGGCCGTGGTACGAGACGCAGGGCGCGCGGCCGCTGGGCATGTGGCGGGCGCACGTGGCCGAGCAGCCGCTGCTCTGGATGCTGACGCGCTACGCTGATCTCGGCGTCTGGGAAGCCTCGCGCGATCTCGGCCCGGAGCCGGAGGACGCGACGCGGGCGCAGTGGCAGGCGCTGCAGCGGGCCAACCGCAGCGAGCTGGTTCAGGCCAGCGGCGTGCGCATCCTGCGGCCGATCTCGTCGCGGCGGCCCTGAAGGCGACGTCTAGCGATGCTCCCGGCAGGCGCTCCCGTTCGCTCGATTCTGCCTGGTGTGGTGCAGGCGCCGTTGCGGGCCACCTCCTGCTTTCTCCTGCTCGACCGGCGCCTGACGCTGATCGACACGGGCCTGCCGGGCAGCGCCGACCGTATCCTGCGCGCCGTGGCGCTCTGCCGCCGCCGGCCCGACGAGATCGAACGGATCGTGATCAGCCACTACCACCCCGACCACCTCGGCAGCCTGGCCGAGCTGCAGCGGCGCCTGCCGGCGAAGGCAGCGATCCACGCGGTGGAGGCGCCGGTGGTGCAGAGCGCCGGCGGTCCGCCGCCGCCCTTCGCCAGCGCCGCGCTGCGCACGCTGGCCCGTCCCGTGGCGAACCGTGCCTTGCGCTACGAGCCGGTGCGCATCGACGAGCCGCTGCACGACGGCGACGAGCTTTCCGTGCTTGGCGGTATGCGCATCGTGCATACACCCGGCCACACGCCCGGCCACATCGCCCTCTACTTCCCGCGCATGGCGCTGCTGATCGCCGGCGACGCGCTGGAATACCGCGAGGGCGTGCTCTCCGGCCCGGCCGCGGGCGTGACGGCAGACATGCCGCAGGCGATCGCCTCGCTAAGCAAGCTGGCGGCGCTCGAGCTCGACGTGATCGCCTTCAGCCACTTCCCGCGCCTGCCGGTGCAGGCCGGCGCGGCCTTGCGGGCGCTGGTGCAGGGCGCGGGGCCCTCATCCTCACCCCCGTGATCTTCCACTGGTCCTTCTCCCAATACTGGAGAGAAGGAGAGGGGCGATCCAGCAGAAAGCGATCCAGAGGGCTCCGGGCTGCCAGGCATGGTGCGGACGGTTCGTGAACCGCCCCGCGTGCCGGTGGGCGCGATTCACGGCGCGCCGCCTGACCCGACGCTCGCTGGAATGGTCCAACCCATGAGCTCCCCTCTCGCCCAGGATTGGGCGAGGGGTATGTGAAATGAGGTGAGGGCCGGCCGCGTCAGTTTGCGTTGAGGTTGTAGACCTTCGCCATCGTGACGCCGAGGATCTGCGCCATGTCGGCCTCGGGCACGCCCGCGAAGTTCTTGGCGATCTGCTCGCGCGAGTGCGGGAAGGTCGAGTCGAAGTGCGGATAGTCCGAGCCCCACATCAGCCGGTCCGTGCCGATTAAGTCGCGCGTGCGCACGCCGGGCACGTCGTCCTGGAACGTCGCGTAGACCTGGCGGCGCCAGTAGTCGGCGGCGTTCATCTTCATCGCCGGATAGCGGGCGCCGAAGCGGTTGGAGGCGTGCTCGAGCCGCTTCAAATGGTGCGCCAGCCAGCCGATGTCGTTCTCGACCGAGATCACCTTCAGGTTTGGATGTCGCTCGAACACGCCGCTGGTGATCATGTCGAGAATCGAGGCCACGGCGTAGGTGTGCAGCTTCATGTAGTCGGCGATGATGCGCTCGCTCAGGCCGGTGCCGCGCTGGCCGGTGAGGATGTGGATGTTGATCGGCAGGTCCATCTCCTCGCAGGCGGTCCAGAACGGCTCCCACATCGGGTTGTCGTAGCGCCGCTCCGGCGCGGGGTCGTTGGAGATAAAGACGCCCTTGAAGCCGAGCTTCGCGCAGCGCTCCGTCTCCGCCAGCGCGTCTTCGACGGTGGTCATCGAGACGTTGGCCACCGGCAGCAGCCGCTTCGGGCTGTGCGAGGCGTACTCATGGGCGAAGTCGTTGTAGGCGCGCATGATCGCCCGTTGCAACTCGTCGTCCGGGTGGCTGAAGAAGAACATGCCGAGGCCGCAGTAGAAGATCTCGACGTCGACGCCGTCCAGATCCATGTCCTTGACGCGCTCGGCCGGATCCCAGCCGCCCGGCCGGCAGACCTTGTAGCCGCCGAACGCGAACCTCTCCAGCTCGGCGGGCGGAATGCCGGCGCTGCCCAGGCTGGTGACGTTGAAGGGCGGCAGCGGCGGGCAGAAGAGGAAGTCGCCGCTCTGGCCCTTGTTCTCGTGGATGATCGTCGGCGCGCGCTCGCGGAACTTCTCCGGCATGCGCTTCGTCCAGAGGTCGCCGGGCTCCAGCACGTGCGAATCGGCCGACATGATCGTCTTTGGCATGGTGGGTTCTCCTTACGAGGAAATAGAAATCAGGAAATAGGAAATAGGAACGAGCGGCTTGCCGGCATCCCTGTTTCCTATTTTCTCAATTCTATTTCCTCGCCTGCCTCGTTCCTCGTTACTCCGTCAGCATGTCGCTGAACATGTGCGCGTCCGGCGCCTCGTCCTGCGAGAGGCCCTCCGTCGAGCGGAAGTCGAACGCCGCGTTGCGGCCGCCGAAGTGCTTGGTCACCACCAGCTTGCGCCACTGGATCACTTCGGCATCGGTGCCCGAAAGCTTCTCCGGCCAGTCGTAGACCTGGTGCAGCATCACGCTCATGTCCTGCTGCGAGAAGTTGTACTCGGACAGCCAGCGGTAAATCGACCAGTAGAGCAGCCGGAACCAGAAGAGCTGGAGCTTGCTTTGCGGCCGCGTGTAGTGGAAGTACCAGACGCGGGTGAGCCACTCCTCCACCGGCACGGTCTGCCGTGTGTAGAAGCCGAACAGGCCGTTGACCCGCCGCCGCACCGACATCGGCCCCACGTTGCTCACGGACGCCACGCCGTTCGTACCGTTCGTGTCCGGCTTCGGCGGCGCCACGAAGCCGCCGGCGCGGAACATGCCGGGCAGGCGGTGGCCGCTGCTCCAGCGCACCGTCTTCGGCGGCGGCGCAGGCACGCAGGTGCGCTCGAAGAACCAGCGGAAGGCCCAGATCCACTTGGCGCGGAACATGTGCTTCGGCCAGCGCCAGCCGTTTGGATAGACGTCCTGTGGCTGCGGCTGGAAGGTGAGGCCGCCGGCGTTGCGGAAGCCGTTGCCGGTGAAGGCGATCTTGGAGCCCTGCGCCGGCCGCGCGCCGGAATTGGGCGCGGAGAGCAGCCCGGTGAGCGCGTCGCGGTGCAGGTAGCCGACGTGCGAGTCCATCGAGTTTTCGAGACCGACCTCCCAGTTGGTCTGCCACATGATCTGGTCGTTGAAGAAGATGCAGGCGCCGCGATCGAAGAACTCCTCGGGCACGTCCTCTTCGATCGGCGCCGGCTCCTCGCTGCCCATCCAGATGAAGACCACGCCCTTCAGCGTCTTCGTCGGATAGACGCGCGCCTCGGACCCCGGCTTGCCGCAGACGCCGGACTGCGGCCCCTCGGAAAGCACCGCGACGTTCTTGCCCTGCTCGTCCCAGACCCAACCGTGGTAGGGGCAGGCGACGGTGCCTTTGTAATGACAGTCGCCCTCAGACAGGCGGGCGCCGCGATGGGGGCAGACATCGCCGATCGCCGCGACGTTGCCATTCCTGCCGCGGAAGAAGCAGATGTCGTCGCCCAGCATGCGCACCTGCACCGGCCGGCGCTTGCCCACGCGCGAGGCCGGCAGCGCGGGGTACCAGTACTCGCGCAGCCCCAGCTTCGGCACCAGGTGGCGGATGTCGCCCACCAGGCGCGGGATGTCGCCGTTGCGGTCGAGCGGCAGATCGGCGGGGGGCGCGGCACGGCCGGTACGTTGCTTCTGCTGAACCATCAGTTTCTCCTTCTCAGCGCCGGCTGCCCCGCGGCGCCGATGGGGCAGCACGTCAGTGCGACGACGGGTCGCGGTAGAGCGCCCAGATGAGCGCGATCGCCCAGCCCACGATCGTCCAGCCGCCGAGCAGGTTCAGCATCAGCAGCGCGCCGCGGTTGCGATGACGCCGCGCGTAGGCTAGCTCGGCGGGCAGCAGATAGATCCCGGCCGCCGCCGCGAGGATCGCCGGCAGTTTCATCGCCCTATCCCTTTGCCCTGCGCCCGCAGCGCCGGCGCTGAGCTGCGCTCCTGTATGCACACCTGCTCTCGTGGCCTCTGTCCGGATCCTGTGATCCTCCGGCGGATCCGTCAAGCACCGTGGCGGCGACGGACGCGCACGCCGTCACGGCCCGTTGGGTCGCGCTTGGCGGAATCAGCATGATTGGTCGGGTCCATCTAGCTATTCCGTTGCAATCTGGACATATCGATTGCTCTTCAGCAACGACCGCCTAATACTCGGCTCGCCGGGCGCAGAATGTGACGCCTTGCTCGGAGGCTGATTCGCGCCACGGCGTGGCTGCGGCGGAACGGTTCGTCGCGCCGATAGGGAGGGAGCGCGCGATGGGCGATGATCGCTCGGAGAACTACTGGCTGCGGCTGGCGAACCGCCAGTTTTCGCGGCGACGGCTGCTCGGCACGGGCATCGGCGGCGCCGCGGCGCTGGGTCTGGCTGCCTGCGGCAGCTCGAACAACAACAAGACCAGCAACAAGCCGGCGGCAAGCAGCGCTGCCGGCGCCGCCAGCCCGGCCGCCGGCAACAAGGCGCCCACGCAGGCCAACACCGGCGGCCAGGTCGGCGCGCTTACCGCGACCGTGGTGCCGCTGGCGCCCGGCGCCAACGCCGCGAACGTCAAGAAAGGGGGCACATTCGTCGTCCTGAACGGCGGCGAGCCGCGCACGCTCGACCCGCACTTCGACACCTTCCCCTTCTGCACGGCGATCGCCGACAACGTCTACAACGCGGTGATGAAGTTCACGCCCGACCTGACCAAGATCACCACGGACCTGGCCGTGGCGATGCCCGAGCAGCCCGACGACAAGACCTACATCTTCAAGCTGCAGCAGGGTGTCAAGTTCCAGGACGTGCAGCCCGTCGGCCCGCGCGAGTTCACCGCCGACGACGTCAAGTACAGCATCGAGCGCCAGGCGACGAACGACCCCGGCAAGTTCCAGCACGGCTACTACTTCCGCGACAAGCTGGACAGCATCCAGGTCGTGGACAAGTACACGGTCAAGTTCGTGACCAAGGCGCAGTACGCGCCGTTCATGAGCTACATCGCCAGTCCGTGGACGGTGATCGTGCCGCATGAGGCGGTGGAGAAGTTCGGCGACCTGACGGCGAATGCGATCGGCACGGGGCCGTTCATCTTCGACTCGTGGGAGAAGAACGTCCAAACCACGCTGCACAAGAACCCCAACTACTTCCGCAAGGACGCGGCGGGCAACGCGCTGCCCTACGTCGACAAGCTGACGATCAAGTACGTGGTCGACCCGCAGGCGCAGCTCAACCAGTTCGTCCAGGGCAACCTCGACGCGGGGGCGCTGCAGTTCAACTACGCCAAGCAGGCCTCGGACTCGGTCAAGGGCGCCAACAGCCAGGCGGTGCCCAGCCAGTTCTGGAAGGAATTCCGCACCCAGCCCTGGGACGGCCAGAAGTACATGCAGAAGGCGCCCTACACGGACATCCGCTTCCGCCAGGCGCTGGTGCAGGCGATCGACAAGCAGGAAGTGCTGGACACGGTCTACTCGCTCAACGGCAAGGGCGACGGCATCCTGACCTTCGGGCCGATCCTGCCGATCTACAAGCCCTGGGCACTCACCAGCGAGC is part of the Dehalococcoidia bacterium genome and harbors:
- a CDS encoding superinfection immunity protein, coding for MKLPAILAAAAGIYLLPAELAYARRHRNRGALLMLNLLGGWTIVGWAIALIWALYRDPSSH
- a CDS encoding NIPSNAP family protein, encoding MLYTMRTFLVDRANVTRFVELSETAIWPALEGRDGRALGLWQVVMGGAERIVLITRYESLAHWQQTRAWPENRVQGAQPDRWPASGREAVAARAAITRETDVIALQPLGERRPPENTPDGTPGIYALRSFQVRAGDVAEFVRRTEAAVWPWYETQGARPLGMWRAHVAEQPLLWMLTRYADLGVWEASRDLGPEPEDATRAQWQALQRANRSELVQASGVRILRPISSRRP
- a CDS encoding MBL fold metallo-hydrolase; translated protein: MLPAGAPVRSILPGVVQAPLRATSCFLLLDRRLTLIDTGLPGSADRILRAVALCRRRPDEIERIVISHYHPDHLGSLAELQRRLPAKAAIHAVEAPVVQSAGGPPPPFASAALRTLARPVANRALRYEPVRIDEPLHDGDELSVLGGMRIVHTPGHTPGHIALYFPRMALLIAGDALEYREGVLSGPAAGVTADMPQAIASLSKLAALELDVIAFSHFPRLPVQAGAALRALVQGAGPSSSPP
- a CDS encoding ABC transporter substrate-binding protein, with product MGDDRSENYWLRLANRQFSRRRLLGTGIGGAAALGLAACGSSNNNKTSNKPAASSAAGAASPAAGNKAPTQANTGGQVGALTATVVPLAPGANAANVKKGGTFVVLNGGEPRTLDPHFDTFPFCTAIADNVYNAVMKFTPDLTKITTDLAVAMPEQPDDKTYIFKLQQGVKFQDVQPVGPREFTADDVKYSIERQATNDPGKFQHGYYFRDKLDSIQVVDKYTVKFVTKAQYAPFMSYIASPWTVIVPHEAVEKFGDLTANAIGTGPFIFDSWEKNVQTTLHKNPNYFRKDAAGNALPYVDKLTIKYVVDPQAQLNQFVQGNLDAGALQFNYAKQASDSVKGANSQAVPSQFWKEFRTQPWDGQKYMQKAPYTDIRFRQALVQAIDKQEVLDTVYSLNGKGDGILTFGPILPIYKPWALTSELAGFDPKKALDMLKASGVDPNTFSDQIIFANQTSIDQQVGEVILAQLQKNLGLKKVSLMPMQLAEYYNKTYAYDYGMSHHTPLNSPDPDENLSSYFGRTSTFYKWGNTQIWDLIDKQGITVDPQARLPIVQDAQKMIVQDFPMAFLYTANLHLFTQPYVKGWFFPQDLYDGRVETVWIDK
- a CDS encoding Rieske 2Fe-2S domain-containing protein, giving the protein MVQQKQRTGRAAPPADLPLDRNGDIPRLVGDIRHLVPKLGLREYWYPALPASRVGKRRPVQVRMLGDDICFFRGRNGNVAAIGDVCPHRGARLSEGDCHYKGTVACPYHGWVWDEQGKNVAVLSEGPQSGVCGKPGSEARVYPTKTLKGVVFIWMGSEEPAPIEEDVPEEFFDRGACIFFNDQIMWQTNWEVGLENSMDSHVGYLHRDALTGLLSAPNSGARPAQGSKIAFTGNGFRNAGGLTFQPQPQDVYPNGWRWPKHMFRAKWIWAFRWFFERTCVPAPPPKTVRWSSGHRLPGMFRAGGFVAPPKPDTNGTNGVASVSNVGPMSVRRRVNGLFGFYTRQTVPVEEWLTRVWYFHYTRPQSKLQLFWFRLLYWSIYRWLSEYNFSQQDMSVMLHQVYDWPEKLSGTDAEVIQWRKLVVTKHFGGRNAAFDFRSTEGLSQDEAPDAHMFSDMLTE
- a CDS encoding amidohydrolase family protein produces the protein MPKTIMSADSHVLEPGDLWTKRMPEKFRERAPTIIHENKGQSGDFLFCPPLPPFNVTSLGSAGIPPAELERFAFGGYKVCRPGGWDPAERVKDMDLDGVDVEIFYCGLGMFFFSHPDDELQRAIMRAYNDFAHEYASHSPKRLLPVANVSMTTVEDALAETERCAKLGFKGVFISNDPAPERRYDNPMWEPFWTACEEMDLPINIHILTGQRGTGLSERIIADYMKLHTYAVASILDMITSGVFERHPNLKVISVENDIGWLAHHLKRLEHASNRFGARYPAMKMNAADYWRRQVYATFQDDVPGVRTRDLIGTDRLMWGSDYPHFDSTFPHSREQIAKNFAGVPEADMAQILGVTMAKVYNLNAN